One Oryza sativa Japonica Group chromosome 8, ASM3414082v1 DNA window includes the following coding sequences:
- the LOC107276592 gene encoding uncharacterized protein yields the protein MQRRCPPLLLALILLFSAAVTVGVAAGDLIAIPTALDGSRTSRRRPIDDPQFTVTLWEEEEIKTRPIASRNLEDGSGVSYVVPMAFIEKLRRRCAGDDGGQVPTGGSHRRCDATAIRQLEEEMAPCLLEQFKENMEIMRTMNDVFTWRFEHPYFMAVEQRSQMMDVFCLNKHN from the exons ATGCAACGCCGttgtccacccctcctccttgCTCTCATCCTCTTAttctccgccgccgtcaccgttggcgtcgccgccggcgaccttaTCGCCATCCCCACCGCACTAG ACGGCAGCCGCACCTCTCGCCGTCGCCCTATTGATGATCCACAGTTCACCGTGACGctctgggaggaggaggagatcaagACTAGACCTATAGCGTCCCGAAATCTTGAGGACGGCAGCGGAGTCTCGTACGTCGTGCCCATGGCCTTCATAGAGAAGCTCCGGCGGCGATGcgccggcgatgacggcggacaAGTGCCCACCGGCGGTAGCCATCGTCGCTGCGACGCCACGGCGATCAGGCAgcttgaggaggagatggctCCATGCCTACTTGAGCAGTTCAAggagaacatggagatcatgcGCACAATGAATGATGTTTTTACTTGGAGATTCGAGCACCCCTATTTTATGGCCGTGGAACAAAGGTCCCAGATGATGGATGTGTTTTGCCTGAATAAACACAATTAA